The Arachis ipaensis cultivar K30076 chromosome B10, Araip1.1, whole genome shotgun sequence DNA window GAGCATGCAAAGATTCCGGCTTCACTGCACGATGCCAAGAGGATCATACGAAAGCTCGGCATTGCGTACAAGAAGATAGATGCATTTCCAAATGACTGCATGATATATCAGGGCAGCAATCAAGAACTGTCTAGGTGTAAGCGATGTGGGATCTCGAGATGGAAGCAAAAGACTAGGAGAAATTCCATTGTTCGGATCACTGTGGTTGTTAAGAAGAATGGGAAGCTGTAGGCGGCGAAGGTTCTTTGTTACTTTCCCCTTGTTCCACGACTGCAACGGATGTTCATGTCCAGTAAGACATCCACTGACATGTTGTGGCACAAGAAAGGTCCTAACCCAGATGGTTTTTTGAGGCATCCAAGGGACGGATAGGCATAGAAGGCATTTGATAGAAGATATACTAACTTCAGTGGCGATCCGCACAACATTCGCTTAGCATTAGCTAGCGATTGCTTTAATCCCTTTGGAAATCTCTGCTCAAGGTACTCGATCTGGCTCGTGACTTCAGTAGCTCTTTCTTGCTGTCTATGATTATTCCCGGTCCTAAGATGCCTGGTAATGACATAGATGTCTACCTACAGCCCTTGATAGATGAGTTGAAGCAGCTGTGGGGTGGTGTTGATACGTACGACGCTAGCGAGAAAAAAACATTCAAGATGCATGCTGCGTTGATGTGGACAATCAGCAATATTCCAGGGTTGGGCAACTTATCTGGGTGGAATACGTACGGCAGGAGAGCTTGTCCTACGTGCAACTTGGATGCTGAGTCTAAACAACTCACCTTCAGTCAGAAATGGTGTTTCATGGGTCATCGGCGCTATCTGAGTCAAGGCCACAGATTTCGACAAGACCGGGTCAGGTTTGATGGCAAGGTAGAGGTCAGAGATCCCTCTATAACATTGTCGGGTGGAGATATTTTGAGACAGTTGGATAATGTGCATGTCAAGCTTGGCAAGGTGCAAACGGTTGCCGGTAAAAGAGCATGCAGACGACAGGTTGCATTACAAGATGAGTCTCCCTGAAAATAGAGGAGTATATTCTTTAAACTCTCATATTGGGAGTTTAATTTATTGCGTCACAATCTGGATGTGATGCACATAGAGAAAAATGTGTGCGACAACATAATGAACATGATACTGAATGACAGTGGTAAATCCAGGGACAACCTCAAAGCTCGAAAAGACCTCCAGCTGATGGGACTTCGGCTTGAAAAGTCACGACAACCACACTCTCATGGAACATCTTCTCCCAATTGCATCAAGGAATGTATTGGAAGCCCCAGTGGCAGCCGTCCAGGCTGATTTCTCAACTTTCTTTCGATGACTATGTAGTAAATCTATAGACCCTCAACAACTTCCTCTCCTACAAGAACATGTTGTCCTCACTCTTTGTCAACTAGAGATAATCTTCCCAACATCTTTCTTCACAGTCATGGTACACCTAACCGTGCATTTGGTCGAAGAGGTACGCCTAGGGGGTCTGGTGCATTATAGGTGGATGTATCCAATTGAAAGGTAACTATATGACTAATTTTACATTGCTATTTTTTTGAAAGCTAACAACCTAACACACATATCTTTCTCGTAAAGGTACCTATGTCGTCTCAAGCAGTACGTGCATAATAGGGCAGCACTGGAAGGATCGATTGTCGAGGGCTACTTATCCGATGAGATTCTCACTTTTTGTTCATGATACCTGGATAATGTTGAGAGCAAGATCCATTGACCATTGCGTGTTGATGATTGACCGAGCGAAGATGTGACTGATACGGTGACAAGCTTGTTCCCACTGATTGGCATAATAGGGGCTGCGGCATGTTCAAATCTTTCACCAACCGAGAGACTTCAAGCACATCGTCACGTATTGGTCAACTGCACAGCTGTGGAGGATTTCTTAGAGTAAGTGCACTTATTGCTGCTAGGTTCATGATGTACCCCAAGGCAATATTAGATCAAAACCTTTGACAATAAATCCATGTGGTATGCCCAGGGATTTTAGGGCTAGCAGAAAAAGACAGCTACGAAGTATTGAAAAAAGAAACGAAGCCTACATTGACAGGGTTGTCCATAGAGAATTTACCGAGTGGTTCAAGTATGAGGTGAATCTTCTGTATGGCTCTTCCATTTATAGTTTCGATAGTATCTTGCCTTCTGTTTCTCAACTGTGAAAACATATATTTCATTGGTAGATACCACTGGGAAGTACTATGCACCCGAGAGAAATGCAGTGGCTCTTATGTAGCCCCAATATTCAGGCAAAGCGCTTTAAGGCATACAATGTCAATGGATTCAGGTTTAAAACCCTATCAAGAGAGGATGGAATGAGAACCCAGAATAGCGGGGTTTGTGTCACTTCTGACACTAGAAGTTATGCAAGCGCTCGTGACAGTAACATGGCTGTTGGTGGCATCTCGTATTATGGAAGATTGGTAGACATCATTGAGCTGAATTACAGTGGTCAATTTTCTGTGGCCTTGTTTAGATGCATCTGGGCAGACACCACGTCTGGTAGAGGCATAAAGCAAGACGTTTTGGGACACACCTGTGTCAACTTTTGTAATCCGATACAAACTGGTGATCGTGAAGATGACGAACTGTACATTCTTGCATCCGAGGCTCGCCTTGTATACTATGTGGATGATGAAGTCGATAAGGATTGGAGTGTAATAGTCCATGTGAAGccgaaagatttgtttgacatGGGTGAATACAATGAACACTGTAAGGTCGAACTTTCCCTCCAACCAAGTCTGACTGATTTGTCTCAGCGTGATGTTGAAGGTATTTCGTTGACAAAAGATGGCGACTTAGAAGAACTCATGCCTGACGCCATCGATACCGGAGAAGAGGCTGCTGATTTATAGATATATTTGGCCCGTAATATATGACATGCACACCAGTACCCTATGcatagtatattttttattattatacacTTGCAATTTTAagtctaatttttctttttttaagtgTTTGTACCTTGAGAATTAATATGGTTGACCTGTATACTTAGAGTTCTCTTGCtcaccttttatatgttgggacCTAGCAGGGACATTGGAAGAGAATGACCTCTTTATCTGTGCAAGCAGCTTTTATTTCATCCACTCGATGCAAGAGGCATCTCCGTTCTCTTCCCTTGAGCATGCAACTTCATTCGCTCGAGAATTATAGTTCAACAATTCGCCTAGATCATGGTTGGATGCATTTTTCGCACACAGGAACATAGGAGATGCTATTAGTAGGGCGCCTACTGAACTAATATCGGTACGTGGTCAATCTGGCCCACCGCTCAGGGGTTCTTTTACTTCGTCGACCGGCGACAACTACTTGAGTGGGTTTAGTATCCTGTAACCATAAGACAAAGCCAAATATCTCATGATTTGTATGACTCTCAATGTTGTAGGAACTGTGTCAATTCGGAGCAAAGTACCGGAAGAAATTTGGCTTCGAATTCTTAACGACTACAAATTTGAGACACTCGCATAGGATACTGGAGGAGGTGAAGGTAAAAAATCAGTTTAGACATGAATAATATGATTTGTCCAGATGGGCCCACTTATGTTATATTTATATGTGATAGTTATATGTATGCCATCAAATCTTTAAAATCACTATTGCTATATGACTAGTGTTCTCAACAATAGTGTTGTGTGCTTGTTATATCCTTTCTGAGTCTAGGCTTGTGCATTGTGAAAAtggtgaatttttttaaaaaataagacaGATCGGGTTGATCATTTGCTGCTTTGTGCTGTGATGCTATGAATGAACTCTTTTACCAAGCCTCAGCAAAATCTTTTTTTCTTGTATCATTCTCTCTAGCAATTTTGAGAAAGCCTACCCTACTAAAGATTATCAAGTAAACGAGAAAAACTTTTGGTCATACTTGCTGAGTTGCCTTGTTGGAGATCTGACATACTGGTCAGGCTCTCTTTCTCCTTCAATTACACGAATCacatttttaatttattcaaaaaatccCCTGTCCTTGAACATAGTCAGATTTTCCTATGTACTGTCTTCCTATCTCTTGGATTGCCTAATTGTTCTGATGATCACTTTGGTCTAAGTTTAGGCTTGTGCATTGTGAAAATGGTGAATCATCTAAAAATTATGACAGGTCAGGTTGACCATTTGCTGCTGTGTGCTGTGATGCTATGAAGGAACTCTTTTATAAAGCCACATTTTTTAATGCAAAATCTATTTTTCTTGTCTCCTTCTTTCTAGTATTTTTGAGAAAGGTTACCACAGTAAAGATTATCAAGTAAACGAGTAAAACTTTTGGTCGTCCTTGCTGAGTCAACTTTATGGAGTCCTGACATACCGGTCAGGCTCTCTTGCTCCTTCAATTACACCAATCACATTTCGAATTGATTCGAAAAAACCCTGCCCCTGAACATGTTCGGATTTTCCTATGTACTGTCTCCCTAGCTCTTGGATTGCCAAATTGTTCTGATGATCACTTTGTTCTGATTTAGGCCCGATGCGAGAACAATCTTTTGGTTGAACTGGATTTTGCGTCCCGAGAGGAATTCATTTTCATAGAAAGAGGACTAACTAAACTCTGAGAATGTAAGTCCAACATTCCTTGTAGAATATAGTATCCTGACCATGTTCTCTATAAAATGTGTAATCTTATTCCAAGCATTTTGTTACGCTCTAACTTTCAGGACTATCACAAGAGAATCTTCAAGAGGAAACAAACGAGATAGGGGAGATAGTTCAAGACTCACTGGAAGAAGATCCCGTGCCCAGCAAGAGTTCCGATGAGGTTGTTTCGACTGGTCACAAGGTTTCTATGAGAAATTATGACCTCAATAAAATACCAGACGAGAACAAGATATTTTGATTCATCTCTAGTTTGTCATATTTTGATGGTGTTTTGTCAAATAATGTTACTGATCAAAATTTGTTTCCTTGAAGGCCGGTTATGTCTTGGTTGTTATTTCTAGACGTTTTTAACTTTTGGCATAAAACTTAATTTGTACTCATTTCAAGCACAATTCAATGCATGTTATATATAAGAATTtgcttatttttaaataattccaAGTCATGTTTTTCGTTAATCCTTCAAGAGCTTCTCAGGTAGACATTCTACCACTGTCTTGAAGAATCCCTCCTCTTTCTTTTTATCAAGGCTGTGAACATGTAGTTTAGATTATGATACGGATTTTCGTGATCTCAtggtttaaaaatatatttagagATTATTATACAAAGATATTTAATTGACGTTATATTTTCGTGATCCCatgttttaaaaatatgattaaaatttttttgcTTATTTGAGCCAGCTATTCAAAGATAACTATTCAGATATTTGTAGCAGTTATATTTGTCTTTAGTAATAAAAATAGAAGTGAATTTCAATAAGTACAAGATATAAAGGATGTCTTTGGGAAATTGTTttaaatatgtaaaataattagaCTGTATACCATCCGGCTATAATGACTTTTACATATTGGAAATTGTCTTCAAAACAAATACAAGGTGTAAAATTTCATTTTTTGAATTGACTTCcaatattcaattaaataattCAAATAAGCAGGCTAGTTTGTCTCATCCCACAATATTTCCAAATATGCTTAGAAGATTTAGAATAGTATAATAAAAATCAAGTCAAATTAGTTTAGTATGTACTACGTTTAGTCTTTAAATTAGATATAATTTGGTAGAATATATAATATTGTAGTTTTACTGTTTTTTAGGATGAGTTTAGtgaacaaatttaaaaattcatctattctttttttataattatgaAAACCGTGAATTAGTAGTAGTATTATTTGAGAATTCATCCATTCCTTTTTTAGATTTAAGAAAACCTGTTTGAATTAGTAGTAGTACTATACTATCAGTTTGACCCACATCAGGAAGATCTTATTTTTTCTATATGTCAAGGCCCACACCACTGTCAAACCTTGAAGAGgttaaactaaataaataaatacctaATCTTCCTCACAGCATCCCCAATCGCTCGTACATCCCCACTCCTCCCATAGATGAATCCTTATTTTCACTACCCACGCTGGAGCATCTGCGCAGCGTAGTCGGCATTGTTGCGCCCTTAGCTCCATCACGGTCGTCAGTCAACTCCTCTTCCACACGGTCGAGGTGCTCGTTGAGGTAACAAGTTCCAGCTCTTTCATGCTAATAGTTATGTGCCTCATATTGGGTCAGTTTCTTATGTTGTGACCTGTCGAATTAGTTGAATGGGTGCACTATATATCAATGCTATTATGAAGAAATCACATTACTTGACATCCACTGGTCACAAGTATTAATTAATTGAGATGCTGACCCTTTTCTTTCGCATGCAAtcattcttttgtttttaatttttatcaactTTACATTAACTCTAAATATATATGGATATGAACATTCACAGATAAGATATAATTGGTTGGGGGGAGGGGGATGGGGTTGCATGTTCGTATCTTCAATGTCACTATAAAAAGGGGTTAAAGAATATGGCCACTGATAGTTTGATCTAATTTCTGATTTAATTTTTCACAAGGGGTAatgagggttgttaattaattctTTAGgcatattttcttaattaattctaCAATGATTATTAATGATGGCTGTTAACTTTAATTATAGTTTCTTAATTAAAAATATCTAGAATAAATACACTTGTGATAAATAGGAATATTAATAATTGTAATTAATAATCTAATATAGTAGACGTAGCTCATGCAATTAGAAAATTAGGAAAACTAGTAATTTATTTATGCTATGTGTACTAGGTTTCATTTTTCCAATAGAATGTCCTAAGGCTTTATTAGTGTGCTCGTCCATTAACAGCTTTCCTTTTGGACTTTGATTTTTCTGATTTATATGTAGTTGGATCATATGGAAAAAGAGATgctattaatataattaatacaTGTACGTATATATACTGGTATTTACTATCTTGTTACATAGTTATAATGTGAGTAATGCTATTAGCCTAAGACGCGGTGGTTCCTTTAACATCCTGTAAATGTAGATAATTTTAGCTAATATCCAATGTTTAATTTTGGGAATTTAATACGACATAGAAGGTGAAAGAGAAATATCAGTTATTTGTTGGTCAATTATTCTATTCTTCCATGAGATATTAATCTATTTTGGCATGCTACATGTGTTTATATTAGGATTTTAAGATGCCCAGGAAAGCTCGCTTCAAGAAAGGCACAAGAGCGGAGCCACCGCGTCAGCAGCCTCTAGCTGCACCTCCTGTGTCTTCACCATCTGATGACGATGACTGGCTCATCCCTCCGCCCCCCAGTAATGGTGGTGTCTCAACAGCGGCTCCTCTGCAACCCTTTCGTTCGCCCAGGAGCGAACCAAGACCTGAGCCACAAGCTGCTAACAGTTCACAAGTGACGAAACCGTGCAATGAAGACATTGACCCGGAGGCAACCGAGGTAGATTCTTTGATGAACACATTGACAGGATGTTTTCTACTACTGATGCTGAAAAGCACAAAGGACGAAAGACTACTGAGTTTTGGGATGTTGATGTCATTGGTAACAAGTGTTGAACCATAAAACTTTTGAATTGATTAGCTAATGATATACTTATGTATGGCTCACATaaataagattttttttctttatttatagaTTCTGAAGGAATAGTCAAGCAAGCTAAAATGAGTGTGAGGGAGACTATGGAGTGGTCTCTTAATGGTAGCAAGATCATACTGAGGTTCAATGAGGAACTACAAGCAGTGGGAGATGGTGCTGGCCTGTTGAGTGGCATTCTAGGAGCGCTGGGATCTGATTACAGCAAATTTCCTATCTGTGAAAAGAGTTGGGCTAAGGTGCGGGGCAAAGACAAGGTTTATGATGATTGCATAAAGGTAATGACTTTCGGCATTGTTTGATCATATCAAACCTTTCAACTTGCAATTACTTACAGGTGGGCATTGTCGTCGCAGGAGATATTCCACTTTCAGGATAGCAGTGGTAGAATCAAGAAAACACTTTTGCAATAAATGGGGAGGTCCTGGAAGGACACAAGGGAGAGGCTGTATGACTTGCATTATAAACCAACAAGGACACTTGAGCAGAATCTTAAGAAGTGCCCGGAGGGAATTCCTAGAgagcattggaggtggttcattgaCTATCGTAATTATCCTGCAACAAAGGTACCCcatttatttaattatgaccagGCCAATTCAATCTGTCACCCACCGATTAAATCAAAAACCTAATGATTCAGTGATTTAACCGGTTCAATTCTAGTAACTATTGATCCGAAATCTGATCTAATacatgtaattttttaaaaatgaaaTCCTTTCAAGTCTAAAAATGCAATTTTGATCATTTTTTGATATGATTTGATATATATAAATAGTTTATATTAcaattgatttgaatttgaacCCTGTTAATTAATATACatgtttaattaaatttaatat harbors:
- the LOC110268471 gene encoding uncharacterized protein LOC110268471 produces the protein MFSTTDAEKHKGRKTTEFWDVDVIDSEGIVKQAKMSVRETMEWSLNGSKIILRFNEELQAVGDGAGLLSGILGALGSDYSKFPICEKSWAKVRGKDKVYDDCIKVGIVVAGDIPLSG